The following are encoded in a window of Narcine bancroftii isolate sNarBan1 chromosome 2, sNarBan1.hap1, whole genome shotgun sequence genomic DNA:
- the LOC138753142 gene encoding basic proline-rich protein-like, which produces MALAAPHRAAPSPGHSLTGPLPAGPLPHQATPRWAVPQRAAPSPGHSLTGLLPAGLSLTRPLLTGPLPHRATPSPAHSPLGCPSPGNSPLGHSLTGPLPTEPLPRQASPSPDCSSPGHSPLGRSSPGRSLAGPLPHWATPRWAVPHRAAPLPGHSLTGPLPTGLSLTGPLPHRATPRWATLSPGHSPLGCPSPGRSLAGPLPHLATPRWAVPHWATPLPYPPFIGP; this is translated from the exons atggccttg GCCGCTCCTCACCGGGCCGCTCCCTCACCGGGCCACTCCCTCACCGGGCCACTCCCCGCTGGGCCACTCCCTCACCAGGCCACTCCCCGCTGGGCTGTCCCTCAACGGGCCGCTCCCTCGCCGGGCCACTCCCTCACCGGGCTACTCCCCGCTGGGCTGTCCCTCACTAGGCCGCTCCTCACCGGGCCGCTCCCTCACCGGGCCACTCCCTCACCGGCCCACTCCCCACTGGGCTGTCCCTCACCGGGCAACTCCCCGCTGGGCCACTCCCTCACCGGACCACTCcccactgagccactccctcgcCAGGCCAGTCCCTCACCGGACTGCTCCTCACCGGGCCACTCCCCGCTGGGCCGCTCCTCACCGGGCCGCTCCCTTGCCGGGCCACtccctcactgggccactccccGCTGGGCTGTCCCTCACCGGGCCGCTCCCTTGCCGGGCCACTCCCTCACGGGGCCACTCCCCACTGGGCTGTCCCTCACCGGGCCACTCCCTCACCGAGCCACTCCCCGATGGGCTACTCTCTCACCGGGCCACTCCCCACTGGGCTGTCCCTCACCGGGCCGCTCCCTCGCCGGGCCACTCCCTCACCTGGCCACTCCCCGCTGGGCTGtccctcactgggccactcctctgcct